A DNA window from Anastrepha obliqua isolate idAnaObli1 chromosome 5, idAnaObli1_1.0, whole genome shotgun sequence contains the following coding sequences:
- the LOC129248466 gene encoding LOW QUALITY PROTEIN: zinc finger protein chinmo (The sequence of the model RefSeq protein was modified relative to this genomic sequence to represent the inferred CDS: substituted 1 base at 1 genomic stop codon), producing MDPQQQFCLKWNSYSSNLAITFSNLFKSDVLADVTLSCDGTVFKAHKLILAACSKKFAELFESTPTNGQCVVILEATSSDNMAALLEFMYKGEVHVSQEALNSFLKSAENLQVKGLSTETGRLAAQQAQQHIDASPLDSPTGRRSMRNSLSGGAGIGSTVSGSPLTSIGGGVPSGAIIGGNMSGQMTGNSDRNSNSGNGNGGSSGGGAGVNLISGPGSAHCNPPVSGACATVGGAGSLGSGAGVAHHLSSSSGNLKQECDSLMQGGTAAALAAGIPPYVPPIYRPMSFEPLRKRVLRSPYAEQEVRGSVLRDGSKNSSSECASPISKPPYHRPSSSASSNAPTEADTMQSERTSPSRYENHSPGATAGNGNAPGSAVKTERNNGSTHEANDDDRSEHDESIDNGAEDLRVKLENSNYSPPPPQPPTSNTSSTTPSALLENLKNVEAGMPSNLATSIAPEDMLNVWNATKLNNKNSGMVNTADGKKLKCLYCDRLYGYETNLRAHIRQRHQGIRVHCPFCSRTFTRNNTVRRHIAREHKQEIGLSAASTGIVPASVAAAAAAAAANHSQXDAAATAAAAVVMSAQKAAAKQRKRKSLKMALEKCMQRRDAAASSGGNTGASGVVVGSISSSSGDITGETASSSSNAIASVATIGVIASTSTRAAEERKQQQQQLAQQQVELEQKKHQQQKQRQARQERRRNSTATGHSESATDAMVKHQVEGEEDEVEEEEEEKEPEAKRERQELPATVESTTEADTSLMDTTASSSATATDTSTTSTTTNERLNTTTSTIDSSIGELADIAVERLRASSEMETDADDAPPVAKEPSRASVAEEKPPTDADAEAEENAVDTTSTTIITTTPLAAQTSASSEAENPPPVQMETDEDDKVAPTTKSEAAADAGATVTQVTTTKTTTITNNANANDTTTTTTNAAE from the exons GCACAGTATTCAAAGCACACAAACTCATATTGGCAGCCTGTTCGAAGAAGTTCGCCGAACTGTTCGAGAGCACACCAACAAATGGGCAATGCGTTGTCATATTGGAGGCCACGTCCTCCGACAACATGGCCGCATTGCTCGAATTTATGTACAAAGGTGAAGTGCATGTATCACAAGAGGCTCTAAACAGTTTCCTTAAATCTGCGGAAAATCTGCAG GTGAAAGGTCTGTCTACAGAAACTGGCCGTTTGGCCGCTCAACAAGCACAACAACACATCGATGCGTCGCCACTAGACTCGCCCACCGGCCGTCGCAGTATGCGCAACAGCCTGAGTGGTGGTGCGGGTATCGGTAGTACTGTCAGCGGCAGTCCCCTAACGAGTATTGGTGGCGGGGTACCGAGTGGTGCTATCATTGGAGGCAATATGTCCGGCCAAATGACCGGCAATTCGGATCGCAATAGCAACAGCGGCAATGGCAACGGTGGCAGCAGTGGTGGCGGTGCTGGTGTCAACCTTATTAGCGGTCCTGGTAGTGCACACTGCAATCCCCCAGTTAGCGGGGCATGTGCAACCGTTGGTGGTGCAGGTAGTTTGGGTAGTGGCGCTGGCGTTGCACACCATCTGAGCAGTTCAAGTGGTAATCTTAAACAGGAATGCGATTCACTGATGCAAGGTGGTACCGCAGCAGCGCTGGCCGCCGGTATACCGCCCTATGTGCCGCCCATCTATCGCCCCATGTCATTCGAGCCGCTGCGTAAGCGTGTCCTCCGCAGTCCATATGCTGAGCAAGAGGTGCGCGGCAGTGTCTTGCGTGATGGCTCGAAAAATTCATCGTCCGAGTGTGCGAGTCCGATTAGCAAACCGCCCTATCATCGGCCGTCGTCGAGCGCATCATCGAATGCACCCACCGAGGCGGACACAATGCAATCGGAGCGAACATCACCGAG CCGTTACGAAAATCACAGTCCTGGCGCcacagcaggcaatggcaatgcGCCGGGCAGCGCTGTGAAAACGGAACGAAATAATGGCAGCACACACGAGGCTAATGATGATGACCGAAGCGAGCACGACGAATCGATTGAT AATGGAGCCGAAGATCTGCGAGTGAAGTTAGAAAACTCCAACTACTCGCCGCCGCCGCCACAGCCACCTACCTCCAACACATCTTCCACAACACCATCCGCCCTGCTCGAAAATCTTAAGAATGTCGAAGCTGGGATGCCAAGCAATTTGGCCACATCCATTGCGCCGGAGGATATGTTAAATGTATGGAATGCGACgaaattgaataataaaaatagcggCATGGTCAACACGGCGGacg GTAAGAAGCTGAAGTGCCTGTACTGTGATCGCTTGTACGGCTACGAGACAAACCTCCGCGCCCATATCCGCCAACGTCATCAAGGCATCCGCGTCCATTGTCCCTTCTGTTCGCGCACTTTCACCCGCAATAACACCGTGCGCCGACACATCGCACGCGAACACAAACAGGAGATCGGCTTGAGTGCAGCCAGTACTGGCATTGTGCCCGCTTCCGTCGCCGCTGCGGCTGCGGCGGCGGCCGCGAATCATTCGCAATAGGATGCGGCCGCAACAGCGGCGGCAGCAGTAGTCATGAGTGCGCAGAAAGCAGCAGCAAAACAACGTAAacgaaaatcattaaaaatggcATTAGAGAAGTGTATGCAGCGACGCGACGCAGCAGCAAGCAGTGGTGGCAACACCGGTGCAAGCGGTGTCGTCGTCGgcagcatcagcagcagcagtggcGACATCACCGGCGAGACagcaagcagcagcagcaacgcgATCGCCAGTGTAGCCACTATCGGCGTTATAGCCAGCACGTCGACACGTGCGGCTGAGGAAcgcaaacaacaacagcaacaactcgCACAGCAGCAAGTCGAGTTGGAACAGAAGAAGCATCAGCAACAAAAGCAGCGACAGGCGCGGCAAGAGCGGCGACGCAATAGTACAGCGACTGGTCATAGTGAGAGCGCCACCGACGCAATGGTGAAACATCAGGTGGAGGGAGAGGAGGACGAAGTGGAGGAAGAGGAGGAGGAGAAAGAACCAGAGGCAAAGCGGGAACGGCAGGAGTTGCCAGCAACGGTGGAGAGCACAACCGAGGCGGATACCTCACTAATGGATACAACTGCCAGCAGTAGCGCCACCGCCACTGATACCTCCACCACCAGCACCACCACCAATGAACGTCTCAACACCACCACTAGCACCATCGATTCATCAATTGGTGAGTTGGCCGACATCGCTGTGGAACGTTTGCGTGCATCCAGCGAAATGGAAACGGACGCGGATGATGCGCCGCCTGTGGCCAAAGAGCCCAGCAGGGCAAGTGTTGCCGAAGAAAAACCACCAACTGACGCTGATGCTGAAGCTGAAGAAAATGCTGTTGATACAACTTCAaccacaataataacaacaacgccGTTAGCTGCACAAACCTCAGCCTCTAGCGAGGCTGAAAACCCCCCACCGGTACAAATGGAAACCGACGAAGACGACAAAGTCGCGCCCACCACCAAGTCCGAAGCTGCTGCGGACGCTGGCGCGACTGTCACGCAGGTgaccacaacaaaaacaactacaatCACAAATAATGCCAATGCCAATGatacgacaacaacaactacaaatgCTGCTGAATAA